The following coding sequences lie in one Paenibacillus durus ATCC 35681 genomic window:
- a CDS encoding LacI family DNA-binding transcriptional regulator has translation MSFTIKDVARLANVSIATVSRVLNRSKPVSPEVREKVMKVVDELGYNPNPVARTLIMKESMLVGVLISDVANTFISMFVRGIEKELFQHGYTTLLCNTNGDTDVELHYLNLLRDKYVDGVVLLTSAPKQEQIDFFDKNDIPVIFSSHTDKDGRFSCINIDDYQATYDAAKYLIGLGHRSIAFFSGPMEYYQTVERYNGYMQALADHGIEYQEGWLFDKDYDLDSGYKSGMELFAREDRPTAVCCVSDMVAIGAIRAAEDSGLRVPEDISIMGFDDIPIAGAYRPKITTVRQPVYELGSGSAQMLLKQIREKGTGSCESMVLPHEIIVRESCRALTD, from the coding sequence ATGTCATTTACAATCAAGGATGTGGCAAGGCTAGCGAATGTCTCCATTGCCACGGTGTCGCGGGTGCTGAACCGGAGCAAGCCTGTTAGTCCCGAAGTGCGTGAGAAAGTGATGAAAGTGGTGGACGAGCTCGGATACAATCCAAATCCCGTGGCCCGAACGCTGATTATGAAGGAGAGTATGCTGGTCGGTGTGCTGATTTCGGATGTCGCCAATACCTTTATTTCGATGTTTGTCCGCGGCATTGAAAAAGAACTCTTCCAGCATGGCTATACGACTCTGCTCTGCAATACGAACGGGGATACGGATGTTGAACTCCATTATTTAAATCTGCTTCGTGATAAGTATGTGGATGGCGTTGTACTGTTAACCTCCGCTCCGAAACAGGAGCAAATCGATTTCTTCGATAAGAACGATATTCCCGTTATATTCTCCAGTCACACGGACAAGGACGGCCGGTTCTCTTGCATCAACATCGATGATTACCAGGCCACCTATGATGCCGCAAAGTATCTGATCGGGCTGGGTCACCGCAGCATCGCTTTTTTCAGCGGACCGATGGAGTATTACCAAACGGTTGAGCGGTATAACGGCTATATGCAGGCTCTGGCCGATCACGGCATTGAATACCAAGAAGGATGGCTTTTTGATAAGGATTATGACCTTGATTCGGGTTACAAGAGCGGGATGGAACTGTTCGCGCGGGAGGATCGGCCGACAGCTGTCTGCTGTGTCAGTGATATGGTTGCCATCGGGGCGATCCGGGCGGCGGAGGACAGTGGTCTGCGGGTCCCAGAGGATATATCGATCATGGGATTTGACGATATTCCGATTGCCGGAGCTTATCGTCCCAAAATAACGACCGTACGCCAGCCGGTGTACGAGCTGGGCTCCGGGTCCGCGCAAATGCTGCTTAAACAAATTCGGGAAAAAGGAACCGGAAGCTGTGAATCCATGGTACTTCCCCATGAAATTATCGTAAGAGAAAGCTGCCGGGCACTGACTGACTAA
- a CDS encoding sugar ABC transporter permease, whose product MQQLAIGSKYPEPSKKFRKKAALLSVIAMGLGQIYNRQYVKGFLLLAFYVYGIFTAVTSLPHALWALITLGETETHLQKVGRLYKQVMGDHSIFLMVESLITVFIMLVLIWLYIAGIKDAYRTGKLREEGVRPNTFKQTLSFVAAYRFPHIVLAIPLLGVVFFTVMPIIFMILVAFTDFTRETMPPAHLINWEGLQAFKELLRTKAWSHTFYSVTLWTFIWAFFATITGYFGGFAAALLVQSKGIRFRSFWRTAFILPFAIPMFVSTLIMRNIFNGQFGPVNQYLGMLGIAKAPWLSDPLWAKITLILVNFWLSFPVSMLMIIGILSTIPRDMYEAADIDGASGSQKTRLITFPMVMYSMAPLIIMQFVANINNFNIVYLLTNGKPLNGDFQFAGHTDILITWLFKLSMEQGKYNYASVIGIFIFIVLSVFAIWNVRRTKAFKEEDAS is encoded by the coding sequence ATGCAGCAGCTGGCGATTGGATCTAAGTATCCCGAACCTTCCAAAAAGTTCAGAAAAAAGGCCGCCCTGTTATCCGTTATCGCTATGGGACTGGGCCAGATCTATAACCGGCAGTATGTCAAGGGGTTCCTTCTGCTCGCCTTTTACGTGTACGGCATATTTACAGCAGTGACAAGTCTGCCCCATGCGCTTTGGGCGCTCATCACGCTTGGCGAGACGGAGACTCACCTGCAGAAAGTCGGAAGATTATACAAGCAGGTCATGGGCGACCATTCGATCTTTCTAATGGTCGAGAGTTTGATCACGGTGTTCATCATGCTTGTGCTGATTTGGCTGTATATAGCCGGCATCAAGGACGCTTACCGGACCGGCAAGCTGCGGGAAGAAGGCGTTAGGCCCAATACGTTCAAGCAGACGCTTAGCTTTGTGGCGGCATACCGCTTCCCGCACATCGTGCTGGCCATTCCGTTGCTCGGTGTCGTGTTCTTCACGGTGATGCCGATTATTTTTATGATCCTGGTCGCCTTTACCGACTTCACCCGGGAAACTATGCCGCCTGCCCATCTGATCAACTGGGAAGGACTTCAGGCATTCAAGGAGCTTTTGCGCACCAAGGCATGGAGCCACACCTTTTACAGTGTGACGTTATGGACGTTTATCTGGGCGTTTTTTGCAACAATCACGGGCTATTTCGGCGGATTCGCGGCGGCGCTGCTTGTGCAGTCTAAGGGAATTCGGTTCAGATCGTTCTGGCGGACGGCTTTCATTCTGCCCTTTGCCATCCCGATGTTCGTCTCCACCCTGATCATGCGCAATATTTTTAACGGCCAATTCGGACCCGTCAACCAATATTTGGGGATGCTCGGGATCGCCAAGGCTCCCTGGCTGTCCGATCCGCTCTGGGCAAAAATCACGCTAATCTTAGTCAATTTCTGGCTGAGCTTCCCGGTCTCCATGCTGATGATTATCGGAATCCTGTCCACCATACCAAGGGATATGTATGAAGCGGCGGATATCGACGGTGCGAGCGGCTCCCAGAAGACGCGGCTGATCACTTTTCCGATGGTAATGTATTCGATGGCGCCGCTGATTATTATGCAATTCGTAGCCAATATCAATAACTTCAATATCGTATATCTGCTAACGAACGGCAAGCCGCTTAACGGAGACTTTCAGTTCGCCGGGCATACCGATATTCTGATCACCTGGCTGTTCAAGCTGTCGATGGAGCAGGGGAAATATAACTACGCCTCGGTAATCGGGATTTTCATCTTCATTGTGCTCTCCGTATTCGCCATATGGAATGTTCGCCGCACCAAAGCGTTCAAGGAGGAGGATGCTTCATGA
- the mtnN gene encoding 5'-methylthioadenosine/S-adenosylhomocysteine nucleosidase, which produces MKKWLLFSFAFLLILMPLQVQAASSQVVRPIAVQGAMDMEVAYFLKQMGDYKTETFGSYHFYSGKIAGVPVVVSQTNIGMVNAAASTTLLIEKYHPKAIINQGTAGGHDPALHKFDIVIGEKSINYGWFQSAHRDAGAGVDTGSWKVLTEPVEPDPVLYKTAMSVANRYQHGKVVSGVIGTSDAWNRELDRIKELHDTLGTSAEEMETGSVAEVAKTFNVPFLGIRILSNSELYAEDFDPKSADYCSEFVIEVIKEIESGVAFSDKLQVYADGKEVVGLLGQYVNGQALVPLRGALESLGSEVSWDIAKKQIHVVHGGKHIMVKAGETMVSQGTAWIEADSLQKIFGVKTDVLGSSVYIYE; this is translated from the coding sequence ATGAAAAAATGGTTGTTATTCAGTTTCGCATTTCTTTTGATTCTTATGCCACTGCAAGTCCAAGCCGCGAGCAGTCAAGTGGTCCGGCCAATCGCCGTGCAAGGCGCAATGGACATGGAAGTCGCTTATTTCCTGAAGCAAATGGGCGATTATAAGACGGAAACCTTCGGTTCATATCATTTTTATTCCGGCAAAATCGCAGGCGTTCCGGTTGTCGTCTCCCAAACGAATATCGGTATGGTGAATGCCGCCGCCTCGACGACGCTCTTAATCGAGAAATATCACCCGAAAGCAATCATTAACCAGGGAACGGCAGGCGGTCACGACCCGGCACTCCACAAGTTTGACATCGTGATTGGCGAAAAATCCATTAATTACGGCTGGTTCCAATCCGCACACCGGGACGCCGGGGCGGGAGTTGACACCGGTAGCTGGAAGGTGCTTACAGAGCCGGTTGAGCCGGACCCTGTACTGTATAAGACGGCAATGAGCGTGGCGAACCGGTATCAGCACGGTAAAGTGGTCTCTGGAGTAATCGGCACATCGGACGCATGGAACAGAGAACTCGACCGCATCAAGGAACTGCATGATACTTTGGGCACAAGCGCGGAAGAAATGGAGACCGGATCGGTTGCCGAGGTAGCCAAGACGTTCAATGTTCCTTTTCTGGGTATCCGGATCTTGTCGAATTCCGAATTGTATGCAGAGGATTTCGATCCGAAGTCGGCGGACTACTGCTCCGAGTTCGTCATTGAAGTGATCAAAGAAATCGAGAGCGGCGTGGCCTTCTCGGACAAGCTGCAGGTGTACGCAGATGGTAAAGAAGTGGTTGGGCTTCTCGGACAATATGTGAACGGTCAAGCGCTAGTTCCGCTGCGCGGCGCACTGGAAAGCCTTGGATCGGAAGTGAGCTGGGACATCGCCAAGAAGCAAATCCATGTTGTTCACGGCGGCAAGCACATTATGGTCAAAGCCGGCGAGACGATGGTCAGCCAGGGCACAGCATGGATCGAAGCGGACTCGCTGCAAAAGATATTCGGAGTGAAAACGGATGTCCTTGGCTCGAGTGTATACATTTATGAATAA
- a CDS encoding TIM-barrel domain-containing protein: protein MLTSEQISPDKMQADYAAGFTRTLGRVQAVTAEVGLILFSCENGKLAVSRVRTGIIRIKLFAGAEPGDPIHLRTTEAVIGYEENPGGKEAELQVSDTESAYRIETDGITVEVAKQDSSLRFINESGQILAHNPLLAWNEDKAAAALFQATEHTHYYGLGEKTGFLDKRGERYEMWNSDNFSPHVPEIEALYQSIPFLIVNEPGNAYGIFLDNPGRSVFDMRGSEQAFTIHAETGGVDYYFIAGPKLKDVVGRYTALTGRIQLPPRWSIGYHQSRYSYMDQEEVLELARTFREKEIPCDVIHLDIHYMNEYRVFTFDPVRFPDPKAMIAELKNLGIRIVPIIDPGVKFDPDYHVYQEGAESNYFCLKPDGTPFIGPVWPGQSVFPDFTEAKVREWWGGLHRFFTEMGIEGIWNDMNEPSVFNECKTIEPDTLHGNDGHPATHQEIHNLYGMMMSKATAEGMTSHLGGRPFVLSRAGYAGIQRYAAVWTGDNRSYWEHMALAMPMVLNLGLSGVAFAGPDIGGFGHHTTGELLARWTQMGALFPFCRNHSMLDTIRQEPWSFGTDVENICRDYISLRYSLMPLLYSVFREAAETGMPVIRPLLLEYPDDPNTVNLCDQFLLGDQLLAAPVYRPNTYHRVVYLPEGNWFDYWTGERRRGGGHFMAHAPLDTLPLYVKEGAMIPRTEPAASTEFQRSRELLLLDIYTPENGASAFDLYDDDGTTYAFKDNFYNLHRLTVEEAEGRVKFRIQPACIGYDEGWKRWTVTFKHLRFAGCRLDFGTEVPSREELETLAKGWHFDRAAGELTVVMNQPLEDMELLIQAL from the coding sequence ATGTTAACCAGCGAACAGATCAGTCCCGATAAAATGCAGGCCGATTACGCAGCCGGGTTCACCCGGACTTTGGGACGCGTTCAGGCCGTTACTGCGGAGGTCGGGCTTATCCTTTTTTCGTGTGAAAATGGCAAACTCGCCGTCAGCAGGGTTCGTACAGGAATCATCCGGATCAAGCTGTTCGCCGGAGCCGAGCCTGGAGACCCGATTCATCTGCGCACCACGGAGGCGGTCATCGGGTACGAGGAGAATCCCGGCGGGAAAGAAGCGGAACTGCAGGTAAGCGACACCGAGTCCGCCTATAGGATTGAAACGGACGGCATAACGGTTGAAGTCGCCAAGCAGGACAGCAGTCTCCGGTTCATAAATGAGTCCGGACAGATTCTGGCTCATAATCCGCTGCTTGCCTGGAATGAAGACAAGGCGGCGGCCGCTCTGTTCCAGGCAACGGAGCATACGCATTATTACGGGCTGGGGGAGAAGACGGGCTTTCTGGACAAACGGGGAGAGCGCTACGAAATGTGGAACTCCGATAACTTTTCCCCGCATGTGCCGGAAATTGAAGCGCTGTACCAGTCGATTCCTTTCTTAATCGTAAACGAGCCGGGGAATGCCTATGGGATTTTTCTGGATAATCCGGGGAGATCGGTATTTGACATGCGCGGCTCGGAGCAGGCGTTCACGATTCATGCGGAAACGGGCGGGGTGGATTATTACTTCATCGCCGGACCGAAACTCAAGGATGTGGTAGGGCGCTATACCGCTCTTACCGGACGGATTCAGCTTCCGCCAAGGTGGTCCATCGGGTATCACCAGTCCCGCTACAGCTACATGGATCAGGAGGAAGTGCTGGAGCTGGCCCGCACTTTTCGCGAAAAAGAAATTCCGTGCGACGTCATCCACCTGGACATTCATTATATGAACGAATACCGTGTCTTTACGTTTGATCCGGTGCGGTTCCCCGATCCGAAAGCGATGATTGCGGAATTGAAAAATCTTGGCATCCGGATTGTGCCCATCATTGATCCGGGCGTCAAGTTCGATCCGGACTACCACGTCTATCAAGAAGGCGCGGAGTCGAATTACTTCTGCTTGAAGCCGGATGGCACTCCCTTTATCGGTCCGGTCTGGCCGGGTCAAAGCGTGTTTCCCGACTTCACGGAGGCGAAGGTGCGCGAATGGTGGGGAGGGCTTCACCGGTTCTTTACGGAGATGGGGATCGAAGGCATTTGGAACGACATGAACGAACCCTCCGTCTTCAACGAATGCAAGACAATTGAACCGGATACGCTCCACGGCAATGACGGCCATCCGGCAACGCATCAGGAGATTCATAATCTGTACGGCATGATGATGTCCAAAGCGACCGCTGAAGGGATGACAAGTCATTTAGGGGGCCGTCCATTTGTCCTGTCGCGGGCGGGCTACGCCGGAATCCAGCGCTATGCGGCTGTCTGGACGGGCGATAACCGCAGCTACTGGGAGCATATGGCGCTCGCAATGCCGATGGTGCTCAATCTGGGGCTGTCGGGCGTAGCCTTCGCGGGTCCCGATATAGGGGGATTCGGTCACCACACGACCGGAGAACTGCTGGCGAGATGGACGCAGATGGGAGCGCTGTTCCCTTTTTGCCGGAATCACAGCATGCTGGACACCATTCGCCAGGAGCCTTGGTCCTTCGGAACCGATGTGGAGAACATTTGCCGGGATTACATCAGCCTCCGCTACTCCTTGATGCCGCTGCTGTACTCCGTGTTCCGGGAGGCTGCCGAGACGGGGATGCCGGTCATAAGGCCGCTGCTGCTGGAGTACCCGGACGACCCCAATACGGTGAACCTGTGCGATCAATTCCTGCTGGGAGATCAGCTGCTGGCGGCTCCCGTCTATCGCCCCAATACGTATCACCGTGTCGTCTACTTGCCTGAAGGAAACTGGTTCGATTACTGGACGGGCGAAAGAAGACGAGGGGGCGGCCACTTTATGGCGCATGCTCCATTAGATACGCTGCCGTTGTACGTTAAGGAAGGGGCAATGATCCCCCGTACCGAACCGGCCGCATCAACCGAATTTCAACGCTCGCGGGAGCTGCTGCTGCTGGATATTTATACACCTGAGAATGGCGCCAGCGCCTTTGACCTGTACGATGACGACGGAACGACTTATGCCTTTAAGGACAATTTCTACAACCTGCACCGGTTGACGGTGGAAGAGGCTGAGGGAAGGGTCAAATTCCGTATTCAACCTGCATGTATCGGCTATGACGAAGGCTGGAAGAGATGGACCGTAACGTTCAAGCATCTCCGGTTTGCCGGGTGCCGTCTGGATTTCGGGACAGAAGTACCTAGCCGGGAAGAACTGGAGACTCTCGCCAAGGGATGGCATTTCGACCGAGCCGCCGGAGAACTGACCGTGGTTATGAATCAGCCTTTGGAGGATATGGAACTGCTCATTCAAGCTCTGTAG
- a CDS encoding ornithine carbamoyltransferase — protein sequence MYKDVIALNFLDIEECKPEQIEEIFSLTDRLCQNREQPLLQGKTFVLLFPETSLRTRVSFEKGIRDLRGECICMSPEALNKREDLADVIGYMENWADAAVVRHPDLNKLRELSRNASIPVINAMTSENHPCEIMSDLYAISRRRPDYKDLVYTFVGPGGNISRTWMSMAKRMNLNFHHVSTKGNALGPETANYSFHTRLDGIIPDSDVLLTDSLPEEYRNAEYIGKYQLNLQRMRSAKPGALLNPCPPFFREEEVSADIIESDYFVGYDFKKCLLYVQQAIMLYCLFHSRHTAS from the coding sequence TTGTATAAGGACGTGATCGCCCTGAATTTTCTGGATATTGAGGAGTGTAAGCCGGAACAGATTGAAGAAATTTTTAGCCTGACCGACCGGCTTTGCCAGAACCGGGAGCAGCCCCTGCTTCAAGGAAAAACGTTCGTTTTATTATTTCCCGAGACCAGTCTTCGCACGAGAGTAAGCTTTGAGAAAGGCATCCGCGATCTGCGGGGTGAATGTATTTGCATGTCACCGGAAGCTCTGAATAAGAGAGAAGACCTTGCCGATGTCATAGGCTATATGGAGAACTGGGCCGACGCGGCCGTAGTCCGGCATCCGGACCTCAATAAGCTTCGGGAGCTGTCGCGTAATGCTTCGATTCCTGTCATCAATGCCATGACTTCGGAAAATCATCCGTGCGAAATCATGTCCGACCTCTATGCAATCAGCAGGCGGAGACCGGATTATAAGGACCTGGTCTATACCTTTGTGGGCCCGGGAGGCAACATCAGCCGAACATGGATGAGCATGGCGAAGAGGATGAATTTAAACTTCCATCACGTCTCTACTAAGGGCAATGCGCTTGGGCCGGAAACCGCCAATTATTCGTTTCATACCCGTCTGGACGGGATAATACCGGACAGCGACGTCCTGCTGACCGATTCTTTGCCGGAGGAATACCGGAATGCCGAATACATAGGGAAGTACCAGTTAAATTTACAGCGGATGCGTTCGGCTAAGCCCGGCGCACTGCTCAATCCGTGCCCGCCCTTTTTCAGAGAGGAAGAGGTCTCGGCGGATATCATAGAATCGGATTATTTTGTCGGATATGATTTCAAAAAATGTCTTCTGTATGTCCAGCAGGCCATTATGCTGTACTGCCTTTTTCACTCCAGACATACGGCTTCTTAA
- a CDS encoding DNA alkylation repair protein, with product MSEDLKLLARGLEELRDPDAAAAMSAYQRNQFPFLGVRTPLRRQVLKTFLAAHPPKKEWIPLLWEMPEREYQYCGVDIAQTLRKKLKPADLPMIETCITRHSWWDTVDLLASNAAGFLLRKYPELQPEYGEKWLRSDNMWLNRTALLFQLHYKEATDEELLYRYIREHAASNEFFIQKAIGWALREYSKSNPDSVKAFIEQEELKPLSRREGLKWLIRADITQ from the coding sequence ATGAGCGAAGACCTTAAGCTGCTGGCCCGGGGACTGGAGGAATTGCGGGACCCGGACGCGGCGGCGGCCATGAGCGCGTATCAGCGGAATCAATTTCCTTTTTTGGGCGTCCGAACGCCCCTGCGGAGACAAGTTCTTAAGACCTTCCTGGCGGCACATCCGCCGAAAAAGGAATGGATTCCTCTGCTGTGGGAAATGCCTGAGCGCGAGTATCAATACTGCGGGGTAGATATCGCGCAAACCCTGCGGAAAAAGCTGAAACCCGCCGACCTCCCCATGATCGAAACCTGCATCACCCGGCACTCCTGGTGGGATACCGTCGACTTGCTTGCTTCAAACGCCGCCGGGTTTCTGCTGCGCAAATACCCCGAGCTTCAGCCGGAGTATGGCGAGAAATGGCTGCGTTCCGATAATATGTGGCTCAACCGCACGGCACTCCTGTTTCAGCTTCATTATAAGGAAGCGACGGACGAAGAGCTGCTGTACCGCTATATCCGCGAGCATGCGGCGTCCAATGAATTTTTCATTCAAAAGGCGATCGGCTGGGCTTTGAGGGAATATTCCAAGAGCAATCCAGATTCGGTCAAGGCGTTTATCGAGCAAGAGGAACTGAAGCCGCTGAGCCGGCGGGAAGGGCTGAAATGGCTGATAAGAGCCGATATAACGCAGTAG
- a CDS encoding DUF1349 domain-containing protein, whose product MTIQTINWLDGIWTNRPVSSSVDRERLIVEAAEQSDYWQQTMYGFQHDSGHALLHSWERRYAAEVSFRLDHFTELYDQAGLMLWHGPSQWIKSGIEINDGVPHIGAVVTDTYSDWSLSPVPEWAGKEITIRASRLNDAVIIRAKAEQDAWRTVRVARFPYPADVQAGPFLCAPTRSGFQVTFTRWVLTSPDEDIHTDPPAEA is encoded by the coding sequence ATGACGATTCAAACGATAAACTGGCTGGACGGAATCTGGACGAACCGGCCTGTATCCAGCAGCGTTGACCGCGAAAGACTGATTGTCGAAGCCGCAGAGCAGAGCGACTATTGGCAGCAAACGATGTATGGCTTTCAGCACGACAGCGGCCATGCCCTGCTGCATTCATGGGAACGGCGATATGCTGCCGAGGTCAGCTTCAGGCTGGATCATTTCACCGAATTATATGATCAGGCGGGACTAATGTTATGGCATGGCCCTTCCCAGTGGATTAAATCGGGGATTGAAATTAACGATGGCGTTCCCCATATTGGGGCCGTTGTCACCGATACATACTCGGACTGGTCTTTGTCCCCTGTGCCTGAGTGGGCTGGAAAAGAGATCACCATTCGCGCGTCGCGGCTTAATGATGCCGTAATCATCCGCGCAAAAGCGGAGCAGGATGCCTGGCGAACGGTCAGAGTTGCCCGTTTTCCGTATCCGGCTGATGTGCAGGCCGGTCCTTTTTTATGCGCGCCCACCAGATCAGGTTTTCAGGTTACATTTACCCGCTGGGTGCTCACGAGTCCCGACGAGGACATCCATACCGATCCGCCCGCAGAAGCATGA
- a CDS encoding extracellular solute-binding protein: MTKKLGLLTLCMMLIFVLSACGGKPGSGAENSGNAAADSGGEATAEGTEELTPEPGAELTFWTIKDGFSDYAVQEFEKKYNIKVTVEDVAYWDSVARMTTDGPSGTGADVFGMTNDFLGGAVNAGLVLPNDYFEEDTKTINRKLAVDASTYEGILYGYPRSVYTYGLYVNKDLVKDAKLDTWDDVIAFSKKFNDVKSNKYGFMFDSGSFYLFSFLTGYGGYIFGSNETDPTDIGVNNEGSVKGMTFLKSLKDILPFKLTDMTRDAKNGLWEQGKLAMNMDGSWEIGKYSKLPFQVAVIPLPAMPEGKAPVTLAGTTSYYVSTYSKYPNAAKLFANFITSKDMQIKDNELIGSIPAAEGIDDSIRKDEIMQGFLKQIESSRMWSSLPEMQYFGQYMDPAFDAVWNGADVKATLDKAAEGMKTSIGMK, encoded by the coding sequence ATGACAAAGAAATTGGGACTTCTCACACTTTGTATGATGTTGATATTTGTGCTCTCGGCCTGCGGCGGCAAGCCGGGTTCCGGGGCAGAGAATTCGGGAAATGCCGCCGCTGATTCCGGCGGGGAAGCGACAGCCGAGGGAACGGAGGAATTAACGCCGGAACCGGGAGCGGAGTTGACCTTCTGGACGATCAAGGATGGTTTCAGCGATTACGCCGTTCAAGAGTTTGAAAAGAAATATAACATTAAAGTAACGGTAGAAGACGTTGCTTACTGGGACAGCGTAGCCCGTATGACAACGGATGGACCGTCCGGTACGGGTGCCGATGTATTCGGGATGACGAACGATTTCCTTGGAGGGGCTGTCAATGCCGGCCTTGTATTGCCGAACGATTATTTTGAAGAAGATACCAAAACCATCAATCGTAAGCTGGCTGTTGACGCATCGACATATGAGGGGATTCTGTATGGTTATCCTCGTTCAGTTTATACGTATGGGCTTTATGTCAATAAAGATCTGGTGAAGGACGCCAAGCTGGATACATGGGACGATGTCATTGCGTTTTCGAAGAAATTTAATGACGTTAAAAGCAATAAATACGGCTTCATGTTTGACAGTGGTTCCTTTTATCTCTTTAGCTTTCTGACCGGTTACGGCGGTTATATATTTGGCAGCAATGAAACGGACCCGACGGATATCGGCGTTAACAATGAAGGGTCGGTTAAAGGCATGACATTCTTAAAATCGCTAAAAGACATTTTACCGTTCAAATTGACCGACATGACCAGAGACGCGAAGAATGGACTTTGGGAACAAGGCAAATTGGCCATGAATATGGATGGCAGCTGGGAAATTGGCAAATACAGCAAGCTTCCGTTTCAAGTAGCCGTTATCCCGCTGCCGGCCATGCCGGAAGGGAAAGCTCCGGTTACACTGGCGGGAACCACTTCGTATTATGTAAGCACGTATTCGAAATATCCGAATGCGGCGAAGCTGTTCGCCAATTTTATTACCTCAAAGGATATGCAGATTAAAGATAACGAATTAATCGGCTCCATTCCGGCTGCCGAAGGAATTGACGACAGCATTAGAAAAGATGAAATCATGCAGGGCTTCTTAAAACAGATAGAAAGCAGCCGCATGTGGTCAAGTCTTCCGGAAATGCAATACTTTGGGCAATACATGGACCCGGCATTTGATGCGGTCTGGAACGGCGCCGATGTCAAGGCGACCCTCGACAAAGCAGCGGAAGGCATGAAGACAAGCATAGGGATGAAATAA
- a CDS encoding sugar ABC transporter permease, which translates to MRPGNQARTRIRLSLSYTALILLTAFCAYPALWVLMSSFRTGDALFSDTILPTSYTFSHYTELFAKHPFGVWYMNTLKIAVSSMILGTILTLLTGYAFSVFRFTGRKNLMSILLVLGLFPGFMSMIAIYILLNQMNLLNTHTAVVIVYAAGAPLYFLFAKSYFDTIPRSLVEAARIDGAGHMPIFFRIVLPLSTPLIVYTALMTFTGAFTDFIFAKLVLRSPDKKTLAVGLFDMIGDRFSNEFTMFAAGCVLAAVPVTILFILMQRFLVDGLTAGADKG; encoded by the coding sequence ATGAGACCCGGAAACCAAGCGAGAACGAGAATCCGGCTGTCGCTCAGCTATACCGCGCTTATTCTTCTTACAGCCTTCTGCGCCTATCCGGCCCTGTGGGTGCTGATGTCTTCTTTTCGTACCGGGGACGCGCTATTTAGCGATACAATCCTGCCGACCTCTTACACCTTCAGCCATTATACCGAACTGTTCGCCAAGCATCCGTTCGGCGTCTGGTACATGAATACGCTGAAAATCGCGGTCTCCAGCATGATTCTCGGCACGATTCTTACGCTGCTCACGGGTTACGCCTTCTCGGTATTCCGTTTCACCGGGCGCAAAAATCTGATGAGCATCCTGCTGGTGCTCGGATTGTTTCCCGGATTTATGAGTATGATCGCAATTTATATTTTGCTCAATCAGATGAATCTGCTGAATACGCACACCGCCGTGGTCATCGTATATGCGGCGGGAGCGCCGCTGTATTTTCTGTTCGCCAAAAGCTATTTCGACACGATTCCGAGGAGTCTTGTCGAAGCCGCGCGGATTGACGGAGCCGGGCATATGCCGATATTCTTTCGGATCGTGCTTCCGCTGTCGACCCCGCTCATTGTGTATACCGCGCTTATGACATTCACGGGGGCGTTCACGGATTTCATCTTCGCCAAGCTGGTACTGCGTTCGCCGGACAAGAAGACGCTTGCGGTCGGCCTGTTCGACATGATTGGCGACCGCTTCTCGAATGAATTTACGATGTTCGCCGCAGGCTGCGTATTGGCTGCCGTTCCGGTCACCATCTTGTTCATCCTGATGCAGCGCTTCCTGGTAGACGGATTAACGGCTGGGGCCGATAAGGGATAA